The Catenulispora sp. EB89 genome has a segment encoding these proteins:
- a CDS encoding oxidoreductase yields MQQQNWLITGVSSGLGRAFAQAALDAGHTVVGTVRSTKDLGDFEALKPGHAHARVLDVTDDAAVPRVIDEVERSVGPLDVVIANAGYGLEGVFEETPLAEVRRQFEVNVFGAMATLQAALPHMRRRRRGHLMAVTSMGGLMAVPGMSAYCGSKFALEGVLEALGKEVAQFGIHVTAIEPGSFRTDWAGRSMTRADRTIEDYDELFAPIRDARQKASGNQLGNPAKAGEAVVHIASLAEPPHHLVLGSDALRLVNAARTAVDADIRTWDELSRTTDFVQGAQL; encoded by the coding sequence ATGCAACAGCAGAATTGGCTGATCACCGGGGTCAGCAGCGGTCTCGGGCGCGCGTTCGCCCAGGCAGCGCTGGATGCCGGGCACACCGTGGTCGGTACCGTCCGCTCCACCAAGGACCTGGGCGACTTCGAAGCACTGAAGCCCGGACACGCTCACGCCCGCGTCCTGGACGTCACCGACGACGCCGCCGTCCCGCGGGTGATCGACGAGGTCGAGCGGAGCGTCGGGCCGCTGGACGTGGTGATCGCCAACGCCGGGTACGGCCTGGAGGGCGTCTTCGAGGAGACGCCGCTGGCCGAGGTGCGGCGGCAGTTCGAGGTCAACGTCTTCGGCGCGATGGCCACGTTGCAGGCCGCGCTCCCGCACATGCGCCGGCGGCGCCGCGGGCACCTGATGGCCGTCACGTCGATGGGCGGGCTCATGGCCGTGCCGGGCATGTCCGCGTACTGCGGCAGCAAGTTCGCCCTGGAAGGGGTCCTGGAAGCGCTGGGCAAGGAGGTCGCGCAGTTCGGGATCCACGTGACCGCGATCGAGCCCGGCTCGTTCCGCACCGACTGGGCCGGCCGGTCCATGACCCGCGCGGACCGGACGATCGAGGACTACGACGAGCTGTTCGCCCCGATCCGCGACGCGCGGCAGAAGGCCAGCGGCAACCAGCTGGGGAACCCGGCCAAGGCCGGCGAGGCCGTCGTCCACATCGCGTCGCTCGCCGAGCCGCCGCACCACCTCGTGCTCGGCTCGGACGCGCTGCGGCTCGTCAACGCCGCCCGCACGGCTGTGGACGCGGACATCCGCACCTGGGACGAGCTCTCGCGGACGACCGACTTCGTGCAAGGCGCGCAGCTCTGA
- a CDS encoding TetR/AcrR family transcriptional regulator translates to MPGQHAPSRRAAESKGDLRERAILDTCEALLADKGYDAMTVGDIAQGAGITRGALYFYFGSKQEVVTGLVARTVEHLWERSRATAEAAEPREAIASAMRRTVELWNEHGLVMRTAIDLSLTVPEIGALWNRTADLFIGAITAVLERAGVQPGGEPEQASAMARALCWMIERNFYHASQESREALQNASATCEHIWLISAGLI, encoded by the coding sequence ATGCCCGGCCAGCACGCGCCGAGCCGCCGCGCCGCCGAGAGCAAGGGCGACCTGCGGGAGCGCGCGATCCTGGACACCTGCGAGGCGCTGCTGGCGGACAAGGGCTACGACGCCATGACCGTCGGCGACATCGCCCAGGGCGCCGGCATCACCCGCGGGGCGCTGTACTTCTACTTCGGCTCCAAGCAGGAAGTGGTCACGGGGCTCGTGGCCCGGACCGTCGAGCACCTGTGGGAGCGGTCCCGCGCCACCGCCGAGGCCGCCGAGCCGCGCGAAGCCATCGCCTCGGCGATGCGGCGCACCGTCGAGCTGTGGAACGAGCACGGCCTGGTCATGAGGACGGCGATCGACCTGTCGTTGACCGTGCCGGAGATCGGCGCGCTGTGGAACCGCACGGCGGACTTGTTCATCGGCGCGATCACCGCGGTGCTGGAGCGAGCCGGCGTCCAACCCGGCGGCGAACCGGAGCAGGCTTCGGCGATGGCTCGCGCTCTGTGCTGGATGATCGAGCGGAACTTCTACCACGCTTCGCAGGAGTCCCGGGAAGCCCTGCAGAACGCGTCCGCGACCTGCGAGCACATCTGGCTGATCAGCGCGGGGCTGATTTAG
- a CDS encoding carboxymuconolactone decarboxylase family protein — MTIRVPRADLPAELQEALIAQLGSVPEPLAVIHNNPAVAEANQGFAAKLGTWDAVDDSLKTFAHMAVAAQIGCSWCLDINYFLAISRDLDATKASQVPRWREADVFSPLERDVLEYAEAMTTTPTTVTDELAARLLDRLGAAGLVELTAYIGFANMAGRVNTAHGITSQGYSESCDIPLADVRKVG; from the coding sequence ATGACGATCCGCGTTCCCCGAGCCGACCTGCCGGCCGAGCTCCAGGAAGCCCTCATCGCGCAGCTCGGCTCGGTGCCCGAGCCGCTGGCGGTGATCCACAACAACCCCGCCGTGGCCGAGGCCAACCAGGGCTTCGCCGCCAAGCTGGGCACCTGGGACGCCGTCGACGACAGCCTGAAGACCTTCGCGCACATGGCCGTCGCGGCGCAGATCGGCTGCAGCTGGTGCCTGGACATCAACTACTTCCTCGCCATCAGCCGGGACCTGGACGCCACCAAGGCGAGCCAGGTCCCGCGCTGGCGCGAGGCGGACGTCTTCTCCCCGCTGGAGCGCGATGTCCTGGAGTACGCCGAGGCCATGACCACCACCCCGACCACCGTCACCGACGAGCTGGCGGCGCGCCTGCTCGACCGACTCGGCGCCGCCGGGCTGGTCGAGCTGACCGCCTACATCGGCTTCGCCAACATGGCCGGCCGGGTGAACACCGCGCACGGCATCACGTCGCAGGGCTACTCCGAGTCCTGCGACATCCCGCTGGCCGACGTCCGTAAAGTGGGTTAG